The Diceros bicornis minor isolate mBicDic1 chromosome 30 unlocalized genomic scaffold, mDicBic1.mat.cur SUPER_30_unloc_5, whole genome shotgun sequence genome has a segment encoding these proteins:
- the LOC131402184 gene encoding ral-GDS-related protein-like → MDVELFKKVILHDFLDSIWSQWDNRANEHLTPTIHAIMTHFSRVVKCVITTCLGDPSMTAQDRVRVVELWIQVAKVRCGRSANA, encoded by the exons atggatgtg gagctcttcaagaaagtgatactCCATGatttcctggactccatctggtcccagtgggacaacagggccaatgagcaccttacacccaccatccatgccatcatgacccactttagcagagtggtcaaatgtgtcatcaccacctgcctcggggacccgagcatgacggcccaggacagggtcagggtggtggagctctggatccaggtggccaaggtaagatgtgggag aagtgCAAATGCCTGA